A window of Pirellula sp. SH-Sr6A contains these coding sequences:
- a CDS encoding ABC transporter permease, which produces MKPFKIQKFIADNIFLPSVGVGICLLFWCFLSWVTWDEAAGQSDFPSPMTTWEESSKYWIAPPATYSEEMGFGARMMHLASYPFSRNEDEGFDGLGLEVWRSLKLVGMGYCVAILAAIPIGFLLGGSQGFAKMFDPIFQILRPISPLAWFPLAGLLVVAIRRYNEEVDATQLQCVVTIAMCSIWPTILNTAVGVRAVPQDYLNVAKVLRLSPLKLFSRILLPATLPYMFTGFRLSLGIAWLVIVAAEMLSGKNGIGAFVNIQYQSSTYGPMIAAVILIGFVGFVLDRFMTVIEKNATFLLSCPSIVFRAMQGLRLQPRSTRSIASSSLGAHAVAVVLSQENSDATA; this is translated from the coding sequence ATGAAACCATTCAAGATTCAAAAGTTTATTGCAGACAACATCTTCTTACCGTCGGTAGGAGTAGGCATCTGTTTGTTGTTTTGGTGTTTCCTCTCTTGGGTCACATGGGATGAAGCGGCTGGTCAAAGCGACTTTCCGTCTCCCATGACGACCTGGGAGGAGAGCTCGAAGTATTGGATCGCACCTCCGGCCACATACTCCGAGGAGATGGGATTTGGAGCTCGCATGATGCACCTCGCTTCCTATCCTTTTTCCCGTAATGAAGACGAAGGGTTTGATGGACTAGGATTGGAAGTTTGGAGGTCGCTCAAGCTCGTCGGGATGGGGTACTGCGTTGCCATCCTCGCCGCTATACCAATCGGCTTTCTATTGGGAGGTAGCCAAGGTTTCGCAAAGATGTTTGATCCCATCTTTCAGATTCTTCGACCCATCTCACCGTTAGCCTGGTTTCCATTGGCTGGGCTATTGGTTGTCGCCATCCGCCGATACAACGAAGAGGTCGATGCCACGCAATTGCAGTGTGTTGTTACTATCGCAATGTGTTCCATTTGGCCAACGATCTTGAATACGGCTGTGGGGGTACGCGCAGTGCCTCAGGATTATCTCAACGTAGCGAAGGTACTTCGCTTATCGCCGCTCAAGCTCTTTTCGCGAATCCTGCTACCAGCCACTTTGCCCTACATGTTTACGGGATTCCGGCTCAGCCTAGGAATTGCATGGCTGGTTATTGTGGCTGCCGAAATGCTCTCGGGAAAGAACGGAATCGGAGCATTCGTCAACATACAGTACCAATCGAGTACTTACGGTCCCATGATCGCCGCCGTCATCTTGATCGGATTCGTTGGATTTGTTCTCGATCGGTTTATGACAGTGATCGAGAAGAATGCCACATTCCTATTAAGCTGCCCATCGATCGTTTTTCGTGCGATGCAAGGCCTGCGACTTCAACCGCGATCGACGCGTTCCATCGCATCCAGTTCACTCGGAGCGCATGCGGTTGCCGTGGTCTTAAGCCAGGAGAATTCCGATGCCACTGCTTGA
- a CDS encoding CmpA/NrtA family ABC transporter substrate-binding protein, with amino-acid sequence MVVEVDRAPRRPCRRQLLKGAIVATASATVATFPSFTPAIYASDSPEKSKIKFGFIALTDCSPFAIAHEKGMFKKYGLASEPVKPANWAAVRDSLIKGDIDCTHMLLGMPIASTIGGSGSKAVPMVAPWILNRNGQAITLKQSWKGKVAGDPKSLKPLVDEAKKKGKRPTFAMTFPTGTHAMWLRYYLAAGGVHPDKDVEMIVIPPPQMVQNMKIGTMDGFCVGEPWNARAIAEKVGFTSIATQEIWKDHPEKVCAFTEEFATKHPKTVKAVLKALHEASVWLDDLTNRPEQCAIVAKDSYIKCSKDQILGRLTGSMDYGDGRVKNDPDYMIFSSRNCNYPQTSYAKWWLAQLRRWGMIEAPSSYDAVAERVMVPGLYEEAMQEIGYKHLGKDDRPWTLMDSIAFDPQGDMEAYASAFSIHNMKG; translated from the coding sequence TTCACACCAGCGATCTACGCCAGCGATTCACCTGAGAAATCAAAGATCAAGTTCGGTTTTATTGCCTTAACCGACTGCTCTCCCTTTGCCATCGCGCACGAGAAGGGCATGTTCAAAAAGTACGGGCTCGCATCGGAGCCCGTGAAACCTGCAAACTGGGCAGCCGTTCGCGATTCCTTGATCAAAGGCGATATCGATTGCACTCACATGCTTTTAGGAATGCCAATCGCGAGCACCATCGGCGGTTCGGGATCCAAGGCAGTACCAATGGTTGCACCTTGGATTCTCAATCGAAACGGCCAAGCTATTACGTTGAAACAAAGCTGGAAGGGAAAGGTTGCCGGCGACCCCAAATCGCTGAAGCCGCTAGTAGACGAAGCGAAGAAGAAGGGGAAGAGACCGACATTCGCGATGACATTCCCCACCGGGACGCATGCCATGTGGCTTCGATACTATCTCGCTGCCGGTGGAGTTCACCCGGACAAAGATGTCGAAATGATTGTCATCCCACCGCCCCAGATGGTTCAGAACATGAAGATTGGAACCATGGATGGCTTCTGTGTTGGCGAACCCTGGAACGCGCGTGCCATCGCGGAGAAGGTAGGTTTTACGTCGATCGCAACACAAGAAATCTGGAAGGATCATCCTGAAAAGGTTTGCGCGTTCACGGAAGAGTTTGCAACCAAACATCCCAAAACCGTGAAGGCTGTGTTGAAAGCGCTTCACGAAGCAAGTGTGTGGCTCGATGATCTCACGAATCGCCCCGAGCAGTGTGCCATTGTCGCCAAGGACTCTTACATCAAATGCAGTAAGGATCAAATTCTAGGACGTTTGACGGGGAGCATGGACTATGGAGATGGCAGGGTAAAAAACGATCCCGATTACATGATCTTTAGTTCTCGCAACTGCAATTACCCGCAGACTTCTTATGCGAAGTGGTGGCTCGCACAATTGAGACGCTGGGGAATGATCGAAGCCCCCTCGAGCTACGATGCAGTCGCCGAGCGAGTCATGGTGCCTGGGTTATACGAAGAAGCGATGCAAGAGATCGGATACAAGCACCTTGGGAAAGACGATCGACCTTGGACCTTGATGGATTCTATCGCGTTCGATCCTCAGGGTGACATGGAGGCCTACGCATCTGCCTTTTCCATCCACAACATGAAGGGTTAG